The sequence below is a genomic window from Pleurocapsa sp. PCC 7327.
AAAGGAACGCCCAGGAAACGAGCGAGTTCTGCTCCCTGATTTTCTAACTCTGACAAGGCAATAGGCTGTCCGACGCGAGTTAGAGGGATATCTCTGCGTTGCTTGACGCGCAGGTACAGTGCCCGTTTGGGATTGATTCCTTCCTTAATATCTGCTTTGACTGACTGAACGTCTGCTATGGGGCATTCTATTTCAATGCGTCGGTTTTTTCCAGGAAATCCCCAACGGAAAATTTTGAATTTGCCCGTTTCTTTATTGAATTCGTTATAACCTCCGCCAACATTCCATAGAATCGTCAACCACATATACAAACTGACTAGAGAACCCGTTACCCCATAAAACAGCAATGCCACTCCTTGGGGGACAAACTGCAATCCCCTCGTATCGCTCACGACGAGAAGGTTAACTTTTAAATAGCTAGAAAGTCCTGCTAAAAGAAAACCTACACCGCCGACGGCGGCAACAGTCGCCCACCAGTAGTTACTCAATCGGCGAGAACCTAACACCTCTTGACGCAGGATGGTGCTATCCTTTGCTTTTGCCTGTGCTGCCATATTCCAACAAGTGAGCTTTAGCGAAATCTAAATAAATACCCTTCTGAATTTTACTTGTTTTTGGCGATCGGGGAGTGTGGGGAGAAAACTAGCCACTAACAACTGTACGGGCGGGTTTTTGACAGTAACTGTTGGGAAATCTCTAGGGTTTTTAGATAAACCCGCCCCTACTCACTACTAACCAATTCAATTTAAATTATTTGCGATATTTTGGCGAGTTTTTGCACCAGAGCCATAAAATCTATCCAATTAAATCAATAAAAGTTTTTGTGAAGTGGTGATATGAACAAAAATCTTTGCTGCTTATCGATCGCGATCGCTTTGGGAGGTATTGTTGCCGGAGGTGCCTTAAGCGGCGATCGCAACTTGACGAATTCAAAGGCAACTTCTCTAATTGCAGCATTTCCAGTCGCAAATTTAAAGAGTCCTCTGAGCATCGCTATCGATCCCATCAATCGCAAAATGTACTGGATTGATGGAGAAGGCAAGCAGGTTCAACGGGCAAACCTGGACGGAAGTAATGCCGAAACCGCGATCGTGACAGGATTAGAAAATCCGAGAGATATTGCTCTCGATCTTAGACGGGGCAAAATCTACTGGACTGACAAAGGTCGCAATAAAATTCAACGAGCAAGCTTACGAGATGGAAGTCGGCTTGAAATTTTAGTCTCTGGAGAGATGGAAGGACTAGAAAATCCTGAAGGTATTGCGATCGATTATGTTAACGCTAAGATGTACTGGGTTAACTCCGAGCCTCCAAGAATTTTACGAGCCGATTTAGATGGAAACCGAGTTGAATTCTTAACAACAACCAATGTAAAAAATCCAAGAGATATTGCTCTCGATATTAAAAGAGGCAAAATGTATTGGATTGACGCAGGAACGAAAATGATTCAGCGAGCGAATTTGGATGGAACGAATACAGAAATTGTCTTGTCTGGACTTAATAATCCCAGAGAACTCGCTCTCGACCTTACTAATAATAAAATTTACTGGACTGACGAAGAAACTGATGCGATTGCGCGAGCGACTTTTAAGGGAACGCCGATGGAAATTTTGGTAAGTCGCAATTCTAACGGACTCAAAAGTCCCCATGGAATTGCCCTCGATATTTCTAGAGGGAAAATGTATTGGAGCGATCGCGAAACTCGTAAGATTCAACGCGCTAATTTAGATGGGTCAAATGTCGAAGATCTCGCGATCGGTGTTGGCGAATAAAATTGATTAACTACAAAATGAAAATTGCCATTATTAGTTCTGGATTTCTTCCTATTGTCGATGGCGTAACAGTTACTTTAATTAACAGAATTCATCGACTCAGTAAAGATGGTCATCAAGTTCTGTTGCTCTGCCCCGACTATTCTTCTCTCGAAAAAATCTATCCGAATTGGAGAAAATATACGGGTAATATTTTGCCGAGAGTAAAGGTAATCAACCTTCCCAGCAATTCTTTAATGGGACTAAATTTCGATCGCAATGTTACTAAACAATCTTATCAAATCGTTTTGGAAAAGTTACATGAATTTCAGCCAGATATTATTCACGTTGACGAACCAGAGAGGTTATTTGTTGGGTTTTTAAAAACGCCTGGAGTAGATTTTGCTAAAGAAAATCATCTTCCCTGCATCAGTTTTTTTCATACAAATTTTTTAGAGTATGGAAAAGATTATTTTAGTACGCCTGCTTGGTTAGATATTATCCTGAAATGGATATTTCAATTGCCTTTAGCTTGGATTTATAACCAATACGATGCAACTCTAGTTTCTAGCAGCATCACCGCTCAAAAACTCTCGCGAATGGGCATTAAGAATGTTGTACGGGGAAGTTTTCTTGGTATCGATCTGGCACAATTTAATCGAGATCTTCGTTGCGAAAAGTTTTTTGAGGAGCGTTATGGGATATCAGATATTGCACAAAAAGTAAAGCTCGTTTTTTTAGGACGTTTAACCCCAGATAAAGGATGGAAATTCACAATAAATGCTTTGTTCGAGATGGCAAAGAAAGTCGATTTTAAAACTATTGCGGTTATTATTGCTGGCGATGGTTCGATGCGAGATGAAATTGCCAAAAAATTAGGCAAGCTAACGCCAAATCTTTACTTTTTAGGAAGAATTCCTCATGAGGAGATACCTGCTCTTTTAGTTAATTGCGATGTTCATATAACAACTTCTGAGAAAGAAACTAGAGGATTAACTATTTTAGAAGCATTTGCTGCTGGAATTCCCGCGATCGCGCCGTGTGCGGGAGGAATACCAGATAGTATTCAAGATGGTTGGAATGGGTTTTTGTACGAACCGCAGAATTGCGACGATTTCGCCAAGAAGCTCGAGAAACTAATCGACGATCCCAGTTTACGACAAGTTATGGGAGCAAGGGGAAGAGAGTATATTGCCGAGTATAGTTGGGATAATGCTGTTAGGAATTTACTTCAAATCTGGGAAGAAAAAATAGCCGCAAGGCGAGCAAATAATTACTAATTCGTAATTCAGTAATTCATAATCCGTAATTGCTTTCTTTTCTTTCTCTAAACGATGTATCATTTTGTTTTAACTGTTCATTCTCTAGAAAAAACCTGTGAGCTTTATTCACAAATTCTAGGAATAGAAGTAGTGACCTTTGGACAAGGAAGGAAAGCACTAAAGTTTGGGAACAGCAAAATAAATTTGCACGAGCTTGGCAGAGAGTTTGAACCTAAAGCAGATCGTCTTACTTCTGGCTCAGCAGATTTTGGTCTTATCAGTACCATTCCTTTATAAAAATTTATAATTCATCTTGAAAAGTGTGGAATTTCGATAGAAGAAGGAATAGTCTAACGGACAGGAGCAACAGGTAAGATACGCTTTATTTATCTTCGCGACCCCGATTGCAATCTTATAGAAGTTTCCAAATATATTTAACTAAATTTTTCTATAGCAAATTTAATTTTAGTTTTTCTCTTGGCGATCGCGCTCTCTTTGAAAATAGAATAAAAGTAAGATTGAATCGGAAAGCCAACTATGACTATTCCCAGCTTAGTAACATGGTTGCAAGAACGGACAGCTTTAAGTATTTTGGCTCCCAATGTCATCGAAGCAATTGCACCGATTTTAGAAGAACGAGTCGTATCGGCTAACCAATGTTTAGTTGAGGAAGAAACTTCTGCCGACGGACTTTATATCTTGCGATCGGGTCGTTTAGAAAGCGAAAATAAGAGCGATCGCTTGCGAAATTTGGGTTTATTACCTGGAACGGTTATTAACTTACAAGCGCTAATCTTAAAGCAACCCGTTCGAGATACGATCGTTACGCTGACTGAATGTGAATTTTGGTTCCTTAGCGCCCAAAAATTTCAAGAATTAATCGAGCAATATCCCGAAATTACACAAACTTTTTCGCAACAACTCGCGCGAGAACTCGAACAATTATCTTCTCAACTAAGTTTTGAACAAGAACGCCAAACAATTTTGCGACCCTATCTCGTTACTAAAGCAAAACGAGGAATTATTGGCAAAAGTTCCTATGCCGTGCGACTGCGATCGCAAATCAAACAAGCTTCAGAAAATCGGCAATCGGTTCTTATTTTTGGCGAACCTGGATTGGAAAAAGATAATATCGCCGCGCTCATTCATTTTAGTTCTTCCTATCGCCGCAAACCAATTATTAAAATTAACTGTTCTACCCTACAAGCTAACGGGGCAGATTTATTTGGTCGTGCGGGCGGAAAAATGGGCTTACTCGAAGCAGTAGGAGAAGGAACTCTCATTTTAAATAATATTCAGGAACTACCCTCAGAATTACTACAACCCATTGCAGAATTATTGCAAACAAATACTTATATTCCCGTTACTCGTCCGGGAGAATCTTTAGCCGAGAAAAAAACTTCTCAAGCGCGAATAATTATTATCTCTGAAAAAAATATTGCCGCGATCGCATCTTTGGTTGGGCACTCAATCAAAGTTCCGCCGTTGCGAGTTCGCAAAGGCGATTTAGAAGATTTAACTAATTACTATATCAGCCTTATCTGTCGTGCGAAAGGAATGAAAAAAAGCCGCATCGTACCAGAAGCATTACGACGGCTACAAGCCTACGATTTTCCGAACAATTTAAGGGAATTAGCGAATTTACTCGAACGGGCGATCGTCCAATTACAAGGATGCGCAGATATTACCGAAGAAGTTATTTGGCCCTCCCAAGGTAAGAAAAAACAATTTCGTTTAAATCTTTTAAATGCTTATCCAGTCTTGCGTCAATTTCTCCGAAGTTCTTGGTGGCCCGATCGCATTAATTATGGCTTTACTTTAACGGCTTTTGCTCTCCTTAACGTCATTTTATTTGTTGGACCGCAAACGCGATCGCAAAACTTTGCCCTCAATTTATTTTGGGCGTGGTGGTGGCCCTTAGTATTAATGGTTTTTCCTTTTTTTGGACGGGTTTGGTGTGCGATTTGCCCGTTCATGATTTATGGCGAAGTCACCCAAAAACTCTCTTTATGGTTGTTTCCCCGCCAATTAAAAAAATGGCCCCGACAAGCAGCAGAAAAATGGGGCGGCTGGTTTTTATTTGGCTTATTTGCTCTGATTTTATTGTGGGAAGAACTTTGGGATTTAGAAAATACTGCCTATCTATCTTCTTGTTTGCTGTTATTAATTACGGCGGGAGCGATGATTTTCTCTGCTATTTTTGAACGGCGTTTTTGGTGTCGCTATTTATGTCCTATCGGCGGCATGAATGGCATGTTTGCCAAACTTTCGATGACAGAATTACGGGCACAACAGGGAATTTGTTCGGCTGAATGTACGACCTATCAATGTTACAAAGGAGGTTCTCAAAAAGGAGAGGGAATGGAAACAAATGGCTGTCCTTTGTATTCCCATCCAGCGCAATTAGAAGACAATCGAGATTGCGTTCTTTGCATGACTTGTTTGAAAGCTTGTCCCCATCGTTCGGTAGAGTTTAATTTGCGTCCTCCAGGTATTGAATTATGGACGACTCACGTTCCTCGAAGTTATGAAGTTGCCTTGCTGTTGTTGTTATTAGATTTAGTCTTTTTGCATCGCTTGCCAGAGATCCAACAAAGGCTCAGATTTCACTTAGATTTAACGCAGTTTTGGACGCATTTTTGGGTATCGGTGGTTGCGTTAAGTTTGCCCGCATTAATTCCCTTAGTTGGCTACGGAGTAATGCGATTAATTTATCAAGCGACTCAAAAGATTAAGCCTCGCCGTTTCGTCGAGTTGGCTTATGGATATTTACCCTTAGTTCTCGCTGGAAATTTAGCCCATTATTTGCGACTTTGGTTGGGAGAAGCAGGCAGAATCTTACCCGTCAGTTTTGCAACGTTTGGTTTATCAGGCGAAGGACTGCCAATCTTAGTCGTACACCCAGCAGTAACGGCTTTTTTGCAAGGAACTACATTAGTCGCTGGCGTTATTTTATCGGTTATCTTGACCCAAAAAATTGCTCGTCAGCCTTTTAAATTATTGTTAGCACAGCATTTATGCACCGCGTTACTAGCAATTGGTATGTGGAAAATTATTGTGGGATATTGAAATAAATTTGAATTCGTCGGGGTAGCATCCTATTTCGATGGAAAGTTGTTGAAATAACTCAAGTGCTAACAAATCCTCAACACACAACATAATCGGTTTGGTTAAATTTTTGCTACTAAATGATTAGATTATTCCTAATCTCTGAGCAACTCGAACTGACGGTGTATTACAATTAAGACGATCGCACTGCAAAATCTGAAACTATCATGGCGATCGCTCGTCCGTCCGGTACAAGCAGTTGTTAGGTATGTAAAGGTTTGCGATCGCTGGGTTTCATTCCTCAATCTAGTCTACGAGGTGACTCGATTG
It includes:
- a CDS encoding sigma 54-interacting transcriptional regulator, which encodes MTIPSLVTWLQERTALSILAPNVIEAIAPILEERVVSANQCLVEEETSADGLYILRSGRLESENKSDRLRNLGLLPGTVINLQALILKQPVRDTIVTLTECEFWFLSAQKFQELIEQYPEITQTFSQQLARELEQLSSQLSFEQERQTILRPYLVTKAKRGIIGKSSYAVRLRSQIKQASENRQSVLIFGEPGLEKDNIAALIHFSSSYRRKPIIKINCSTLQANGADLFGRAGGKMGLLEAVGEGTLILNNIQELPSELLQPIAELLQTNTYIPVTRPGESLAEKKTSQARIIIISEKNIAAIASLVGHSIKVPPLRVRKGDLEDLTNYYISLICRAKGMKKSRIVPEALRRLQAYDFPNNLRELANLLERAIVQLQGCADITEEVIWPSQGKKKQFRLNLLNAYPVLRQFLRSSWWPDRINYGFTLTAFALLNVILFVGPQTRSQNFALNLFWAWWWPLVLMVFPFFGRVWCAICPFMIYGEVTQKLSLWLFPRQLKKWPRQAAEKWGGWFLFGLFALILLWEELWDLENTAYLSSCLLLLITAGAMIFSAIFERRFWCRYLCPIGGMNGMFAKLSMTELRAQQGICSAECTTYQCYKGGSQKGEGMETNGCPLYSHPAQLEDNRDCVLCMTCLKACPHRSVEFNLRPPGIELWTTHVPRSYEVALLLLLLDLVFLHRLPEIQQRLRFHLDLTQFWTHFWVSVVALSLPALIPLVGYGVMRLIYQATQKIKPRRFVELAYGYLPLVLAGNLAHYLRLWLGEAGRILPVSFATFGLSGEGLPILVVHPAVTAFLQGTTLVAGVILSVILTQKIARQPFKLLLAQHLCTALLAIGMWKIIVGY
- a CDS encoding DUF5050 domain-containing protein, which encodes MNKNLCCLSIAIALGGIVAGGALSGDRNLTNSKATSLIAAFPVANLKSPLSIAIDPINRKMYWIDGEGKQVQRANLDGSNAETAIVTGLENPRDIALDLRRGKIYWTDKGRNKIQRASLRDGSRLEILVSGEMEGLENPEGIAIDYVNAKMYWVNSEPPRILRADLDGNRVEFLTTTNVKNPRDIALDIKRGKMYWIDAGTKMIQRANLDGTNTEIVLSGLNNPRELALDLTNNKIYWTDEETDAIARATFKGTPMEILVSRNSNGLKSPHGIALDISRGKMYWSDRETRKIQRANLDGSNVEDLAIGVGE
- a CDS encoding glycosyltransferase, translated to MKIAIISSGFLPIVDGVTVTLINRIHRLSKDGHQVLLLCPDYSSLEKIYPNWRKYTGNILPRVKVINLPSNSLMGLNFDRNVTKQSYQIVLEKLHEFQPDIIHVDEPERLFVGFLKTPGVDFAKENHLPCISFFHTNFLEYGKDYFSTPAWLDIILKWIFQLPLAWIYNQYDATLVSSSITAQKLSRMGIKNVVRGSFLGIDLAQFNRDLRCEKFFEERYGISDIAQKVKLVFLGRLTPDKGWKFTINALFEMAKKVDFKTIAVIIAGDGSMRDEIAKKLGKLTPNLYFLGRIPHEEIPALLVNCDVHITTSEKETRGLTILEAFAAGIPAIAPCAGGIPDSIQDGWNGFLYEPQNCDDFAKKLEKLIDDPSLRQVMGARGREYIAEYSWDNAVRNLLQIWEEKIAARRANNY
- a CDS encoding photosystem I assembly protein Ycf4 translates to MAAQAKAKDSTILRQEVLGSRRLSNYWWATVAAVGGVGFLLAGLSSYLKVNLLVVSDTRGLQFVPQGVALLFYGVTGSLVSLYMWLTILWNVGGGYNEFNKETGKFKIFRWGFPGKNRRIEIECPIADVQSVKADIKEGINPKRALYLRVKQRRDIPLTRVGQPIALSELENQGAELARFLGVPLEGL